The genomic region AAAGAAAAAATCCCTTCTTGCATCCGAGCACCACCAGAAGCCGCAATTAAAATCACGGGTAAGCCTTTTTCAGTTGCCAGTTCAAAGAGCCGTGTAATTTTTTCACCAGTCGCACTGCCCATGCTTCCCATAATAAAATAAGGGTCCATGATACCTAATGCGAATTTTTGTTGTTTAATAGTTGCCACACCGGTCAAAATACTATCTTCTAGTCCGGTAATTTGCTGTGCTTTTCGCAATTTCTGCGGATATTTGGGAAAATGGAGCGGATTAGGCGTTTGCGCTAGATCGCCGGCTGGTTCAAAACTATCCACCAACCAATCTAGGCGAACCTTAGCCCGCGTCCGAAATCCATATTGACAGACCGGACAAGTCCGGTAATAACCAAGGTCCTTATGATAAATCGATTGCTGACACTTAGGACAGGCAACCCATAAACCGTCTGGCACCTTTTGTCGTGCTTCTTGATTATATTTAAGATGGGCTTTACCGATATTACGAACGGCATTGAATAATTGCATGGTGCCCCTCCTTTTAATCTGTTGCTAATGACGTTAAATAATCCGTCGTCGCTTGGCTACTTAAAAAGACCGGATCTTCTAATAACGTTTGTTGGAACTGTGCATTCGTTTTAATCCCTGAAACAATCAACTCATTGAGCACCCGATGCATTTTAGCAATCGCAATTTCGCGCGTTGCGCCCCAAGTAATTAACTTGCCAATCATCGCATCGTAAAACGGTGAAATCGCGTAACCACTGAATAAATGTGTGTCGATACGCACACCTAAGTTACCAGTTGGTAAGTATAAATAGTTCACCGTACCAGCCGAGGGGGCAAAGTTATTGTCCGGATCTTCAGCATTTAAACGACATTCAAGCGCAAAGCCACGCGTTTCAACGGCGGCTTGATCAAATGATAATGGTGCCCCTGCGGCCACCAAGATTTGTTCCCGGACAAGATCGACACCCGTCACCATTTCGGTTACCGGATGTTCAACTTGAATTCGGGTATTCATTTCTAGGAAATAGAACTGATGGTCCTGATCCATTAAAAATTCAACAGTCCCAGTATTTTCATAATTAATTTGTTCAGCCGCTTTGAGTGCAATTGCGCCCAATTCAGCCCGTTCAACCGGCGTTAATAAAGCCGATGGCGTTTCTTCAATCACCTTTTGTTTAAAGCGTTGCATTGAACAATCCCGTTCTGGGAAGTAGACAGCATTGCCGAAGCGATCTCTGAAAATTTGAACTTCGATATGTTTAACGTCCAGCATGATTTTTTCTAGGTACAACTGATCATTGCCGAAAGCACTGGCCGCTTCTAATTGTGCTTGCGCATAACTGTCAGCGAGTTGGCTTTCATCGTCAACCAAGCGAATCCCTTTGCCACCGCCACCAGCGACGGCTTTAATCATTACGGGATAACCAACTTTAGCGGCGACGATTTTAGCGTCCGCAAGACTTTTTAATGGGCCATCACTCCCAGGAATCAACGGCACGGCGGCCGCCTTCATACTGGTTTTGGCCTGACTTTTATCCCCCATCTGCGCAATTACTTGGCTAGAAGGCCCGATAAACGTCACGCCACAGGCTTCACACATTTCAGCAAATTGACTGTTTTCAGATAAAAAACCATACCCTGGATGAATCGCGTCGCAACCAGTCCCAATCGCTGCGGATAAAACGTTTTGCATATTTAAATAGGATTCTTGTGGTCGATTACCGCCGATGCAGACCGCTTCGTCCGCTAATTGAACGTGCAAACTACTTTTATCGGCTTTGGAATAAACCGATACAGAGGGAATGCCCATTTCTTTTAACGTCCGAATGATGTGCAACGCGATTTCGCCCCGATTAGCGACTAATACTTTCTTAAACATCGCGTGGTGCCTCCTATTCGATAATAAATGTTAATTCTGCGGTACAGGCTTTTTCACCATCAACCGTTGCGATCGCTTTACCGACCCCAATCCGATCTTTTAATTTTTCAAGTGTGACTTTAATTTCAAGTGTGTCGCCAGGGCGAACCACCCGTCTGAATTTAGCCGACTTAACGCCACCAAAAAAGGCTGTCCGCCCTTTAAATTGGTCAAGCGTTAATAAAGCGACTGCCCCAGTTTGGGCCATGGCTTCTAAAATGAAAACACCTGGCAATACTGGATTACCTGGAAAATGGCCTTGGAAAACCGCTTCGTTGATTGACACGTTTTTCCGTGCAATCGCGAATTCACCTGGTTCGAAACTCAATACGCGATCGATTAATAACATCGGATAACGATGGGGTAAAATCGCTTGGATTTCTTGACTATCTAACATGGTTTAGCCTTCTTTCACTTTAAATAGTGGTTGTTGGTATTCAACTAATTCTTCGTTTTGAACGAGGATGTCAGTAATTGTCCCAGCCACCGTACTTTTGACTTCCGTCATCATCTTCATGGCTTCAATCACACAAACGACATCGCCAACCGCTACCGTTTGACCAACCTTCACAAAAGCTGGATCAGCAGGTGCTGGTTGTAAATAAATACTCCCAACAAGCGGTGCTTCAATCGCAACTGTGTCATCGGCAACAGCCACAGGTGCTTCAGGCGCCTCAGTTGGCATACTTGTCATTGGCGTTGTAGGTGTCACTGATGGCGCTACTGACGCGTGTTGCACATCTTGAACGCCTCGTTTATTTAAATAAAGTTTGATATCACTTGTTTCAAGTTGCATTTCTTGGTTGCCTGATTGATTAAACAAGGCCACCATTTCTTTGACTTCATCGTAGTTCATTTAACTAATCGCTCCATTTCTTCAACAACAACACAGCGTTATGGCCACCAAAGCCAAATGAGTTACTCATACCATATTGTGCGTCTGGGGCAGCTAGTGGTGTCTTAATTAAGTTCACGTGACAGTCCGGATCAGTATTTTGTAACCCAACGTTCGGTGGCAAAGTACCGGCTTGTAAAGCACCAATTGTAACGATTGCTTCAAGCGCACCGGCTGCCCCTAATAAATGACCTGTCATACTCTTTGTACTGCTGACAGGAACTGTTCCTTCGTCACCAAAAACACGTGCCAAAGCAGCAGATTCTGCTAACTCATTGGCAACCGTTCCAGTGCCGTGTGCATTAACGTAATCAACATCGGCCGCTGTAATCCCAGCTTCATCAATTGCCATTTGCATTGCACGAGCAGCAACTTCACCATTTGGATTAGGCGATGTCATATGGTAGGCATCACAATTGGTCCCGTATCCTGTGACTTCACCTAAAATGGTCGCATGGCGTGCTTGTGCGTGTTCAAGACTTTCTAAAATTAAAGTGGCGCCACCTTCACCCATCACAAACCCTTTACGGTCTGCGTCAAAAGGTAATGAAGCCCGTGCTGGATCTGTCGCGGTTGATAACGTTGATAACGCCGCGAAACCACCAATCCCAATTTCATTGATTGAGGCTTCAGAACCACCGGTCACCATTACAGTGGCCCGGTTCTCTTTAATTTGACGATAAGCTTCACCAATCGCATTAGCCCCACTTGAACAAGCGGTTACGATCGTTGTACAAATATTTTGCGCACCGATTTCAATGGCGATATTGGCCGCAGCCATATTTCCAATTGATTTAGGCACAAAAAGTGGTGAGATATGATCAGCACCCTTTTCAACCATACGCGTCACTTGTTCTTGAATCGTGGTTAAACCACCAATCCCAGAACCGTAAATGACGCCCATGTCGGCTGGTACGGTATTTTCGTCGTTAATACCGGCTTGTTCGAGTGCTGCTAGTGCACTATCAAGTGCGTATTGTGAAAATAAATCCATTCGCTTTGCTTTTTTCTTGCCGATTCGTAATGCCGGATCAAAATCAAGAACTTCGGCAGCTAATGACACACCTGTTGTGGTTGCATCAAACTTTGTAATGGGGCCAATGCCTAATTCGCCCGCTAGAATCCGGCGTGTAAATGTCTCAACGTCGTTTCCTAAAGGTGCCACAACGCCCATTCCTGTAATTACTACTCTCGTCATCTTAATCCCTCACTTATATTGTCATCCCGCCATCGACAGTCAAAACTTGCCCCGTCAAATAGTCATTTTCTGCTAAAAATAAAGCGGCTGATGCCACTTCATCTGGTTGACCAAAACGCTGTAATGGAATCTGCGTCATAATCGCTTCTTTAACACTCGGTTTTAAGACCGCTGTCATTTCAGTTTCAATCATTCCTGGTGCAATCGCGTTACACCGGACGTTACGCAGAGCGCCTTCTTTGGCGACGGATTGGGTGAACCCAATCACACCCGCTTTACTAGCGGCGTAATTGGCTTGGCCCATATTACCGTGTTGGCCAATCACGCTTGAAAGGTTGATAATACAACCACTGCGTTGGCGTAACATTTTTTTGAAGGCCACTTGGGTCACTCTAAAAGTGCCGACCAAATTGACATCAACGACCGCTTGGAAATCTTCAACAGACATCGCCATCACGAGCTTATCGCGCGTAATACCGGCATTATTCACCAAAACGTCCAATCGACCATAGCATTCAAAGGTTTCTTTAACCAAACGATCAGCGGTATCTGCTGCGGTAATATCGCCTTGTACGAATAAATAGGTCACGCCTAAATCTTCGATTGCTTGGACGAGTTCAGCATCTAATGCTGAACGCGCATTGAGCACGAGTTGATAACCTGCTGCTGCAAATTTAAGGGCAATTGCCCGACCAATACCGCGGCTACCACCAGTAATCACGGCTACTTTTTCATTTGAAGTCATTAATGTGCGCCTTCTTTCAAGGCAGCCACGACAGTTTCAAACTGTGCGCTACTGCTAATATTAAATCGGTCTAATTGAGGGACCGTTTGACGTGCAAACTTGCTAAGTGCGTTGCCCGGCCCCACTTCAATAACCGTTGTCACCTCTTGCTTAGCCAATTGTGTCAGACCAGTCGCAAAATGAGTTGGTTGATACATCTGTGCAGTTAAGGTTGCTTGTAAGCTAGTAACTTCAAAAGGTTGTTCAGTTGTATTACTGATCACGGGATAAACGCCCTCTTTAAAAGTGACTTGCGCCAGTGCTTGTTCAAATTGATGCGCCGTTTCTTCAAATAAAGCGGTATGAAACGCCCCTTTAACGGGTAACGGAATCACTTTAGGTGCTACTTCAAGCGTTTCAAATAACGTTGTTAACGCCTGAATCCCACTTTGAGTCCCACCAACGACGATTTGTTTGGGCGAATTGTAATTCGCAATCGTCACCGTTTCACCAGTCTTTTGAATCGTCTCACAAGCTGCTTGAATTTGATTAATATCAGGTTTTAAAATCGCAATCATCGCGCCAGGATGTGCTTCAACAGTCGCTTGCATTAAAGCACCACGCTTGGCAACTAGCGGTAAACCGGTCGTCAAATCAAGCATGCCACTGGCAATCAATGCTGAATATTCCCCTAAGCTAAGCCCTAAGGCACCAGCTGTTAAGATCCCCGTATCTGTTAACATGCGGCTAATCCCAACGCTCATAGCCACGATCGCCGGTTGCGCATAACGCGTTTGACCTAATAAATCAGCATCATTCATGATTTTTTGTAAATCAAGTTGTGTCAGCTGACTCGCTTGGTCAATCGTGTCGTGGTAAATGGGATAATCTTGATATAAATCATTCCCCATCCCAACGGCTTCGCTACCTTGACCGCTCATTAAAAGTCCAATTTTAACCATCATCTGTGCTCCTTTAGATTGCTAAATGTCCATTTTGAAACTGACTCTTGTGCTTAACGATATTTGTCAAATCAGCGATTTCATCGCCAATTCGCCAAATGCGGTTAATGCTCAGAGTCAAACCGTTTCAAACGCACGCTTTATTTGTTCATTGTTTTTTCGATATAGTCAACAACGTTTTGAACCGTTACGATTGATTCGTCTGGATCTAATTTAAGTTCCATGTCATCTTCTAATTGATTCATTACTTCAAAGATATCTAAGCTATCTGCATCTAAATCTTCACGGATGTTCGTTGTAGGTGTTACTTGGCTTTCTTCAACGTCTAATTGTTCTGCGATAACTGCTTGTACTTTTTTTAAGATGTCTGCTTGTGTCATGATTAAAACCCCTTATAATTAATTAATTTTTTAGTTTATTTTTAATAACGAATAATTTGAATGCCGATGGTTAACCCACCGCCAAAACCACAGAGCACGCATACATCGCCGCGCTTAACGTGGTTTGTTTCGACTTGTTCCGCTAATAATAGTGGAATACTGGCAGCCGAAGTATTACCGTAGTGCTGTAAATTCATTGGAAACTTGGTTAGCGGTTGATCCAACATGCTAGCCATTTTTGTAATCAAGCGTGAATTCGCTTGGTGGACTAAGAAGTGATCGATTTGATCAAGTGTCAAACCGGCTTCTAAGACCGCTGCTTCAATTGCTTTGGGTACGCGCCGAGTTGAAAATTGGTAGATTGCTTTACCGGTCATTTTGAAAAAATCAATCCCGACTTGCGTTTGACCAACCTGGCCAAAATTAGGCCGTTTAACCGGTGCGTAACCTGAAACTAATTGGTCACTTTCCGTCCCAATCGTGATCAGCTTTTCACTGACCCAACTCTCTTGGTCAGCGGTAGTGCCTTGTAACAAGACACCCGCAGCGCCATCACCGAATAAAACGGCGGTACTACGGTCTGACCAATCAAGCATTTTGGAAATAACTTCGCCACCGATGACCAAAACGTAATCATCTGGCGTCTGTACGTATCCTCGCGCAGCAGATAGTGCATAGGTAAAGCCGGAACAAGCGGCGCTAATATCAAACGCAAACGCTTGGTCAGCCCCTAATCGCCCCTGCACAATAGCTGCTGTTGAAGGTGTGTAATAATCCGGCGTCATCGTCGCAACGATAATCGCGTTAATTTGTGAAACTGCGATACCGCTCTTGTCCAATAACGTTTGTGCTACGCGTAAGCATAAATCAGACGTATTTTCCGTTTCCGAAATCCGTCTTTCTAAAATACCTGTTCGACTTTCAATCCATTCATTAGAAGTTTCCATAATGGCCGTTAAATCGTCGTTAGTCACAATGTTGGCGGGTAAAGCACTTGCCGTTTCAATTATTTTAAAGGCCATTTGTTAACCTCTACTTTTTTCCGAGGAGATCATCACGCGGGGCCACAACAAAGGTTAGCTCCGCTTCACAAACCATTTGACCATTAACAGTCGCATTGGTTTGGACAACTCCCATATTTTCTTTTTTCTTAGTTAATTTAACTGTGAAGACGATTTGATCACCGGGCCGAACCGTTTGATGGAACAAAACGTTTTTAGCAGCGCCTAGGTAAGCTGTCTTCCCAAAGAATTCTGGTGATTTTAGAATTAATATTGAAGCTGTCTGTGCCAAAGCTTCAATCATTAATGTATTTGGCATCTGTGGTGAATCGGGACGATAGCCAAGCATGAATTGCTCATTAATCGTGACGTTCTTGATTGCGACCACTTCTTCACCAGGTACTAACGACTCAACAGTATCAATATAAATAATTGGGTACCGATTTGGAATTAGCGCCATAATCTCAGTTGTATTTAAGAGTGTCATAATGCCTCCCCATTGATTATTTAAAAATGTAATACGGCGTATCACATTTCCATTCATGAACAATACCATATGTTTTTTTTGAAGTCAATTCGACTTTAAAACATATTTTACGTTGAAATATCGCATAAGGTGGCGGAAAAGCCGATTTAACGCGATTTGTTTATGTCGTATACAATAAAATTTTTAAATGAATAAAATACGAAAAAATCCCCCAATCATTCGGTAGCAGCCAAAATGATTGGAGGATTGTTTTTTATATTCTTGCGCTTAATTATTCAACGCTAGCCACTGTTTCTTGGTCATCTTCGTGAAGTGTTCTTGACGTGTATCATCTAATAATGGGTTATACATTTCATCAATCGTCAATTCTGGTTGGAAACCTAATTTTTCTTGGGCGCGCTTTGATTGTTGGTTACCGTCATAATAACCACACCAAATATTATCAAGTTTAAGCGTTTCAAAACCATATGCCAAAATCGCTTTTGATGCTTCAGGGATTAAACCTTGGCCCCAATATGGGACACCAATCCAATAACCAATTTCGGCATCATTCTCACCCATAAAGGGTTGTCCACCACCATTTTTAACTAATTCTAAACCAACACTACCGATTGCGTGTTGTGGTGTGGTTTTCAAATTAACTGAATAGATTCCTTCTGCCATTAAATAGTTTTGAATGAGTTCGCGACTATTAG from Latilactobacillus sakei subsp. sakei DSM 20017 = JCM 1157 harbors:
- the accB gene encoding acetyl-CoA carboxylase biotin carboxyl carrier protein, giving the protein MNYDEVKEMVALFNQSGNQEMQLETSDIKLYLNKRGVQDVQHASVAPSVTPTTPMTSMPTEAPEAPVAVADDTVAIEAPLVGSIYLQPAPADPAFVKVGQTVAVGDVVCVIEAMKMMTEVKSTVAGTITDILVQNEELVEYQQPLFKVKEG
- a CDS encoding acetyl-CoA carboxylase carboxyltransferase subunit beta; this translates as MQLFNAVRNIGKAHLKYNQEARQKVPDGLWVACPKCQQSIYHKDLGYYRTCPVCQYGFRTRAKVRLDWLVDSFEPAGDLAQTPNPLHFPKYPQKLRKAQQITGLEDSILTGVATIKQQKFALGIMDPYFIMGSMGSATGEKITRLFELATEKGLPVILIAASGGARMQEGIFSLMQMAKTSAAVKQHAEQGLLYISLLTDPTTGGVTASFATEADIILAEPKAVIGFAGRRVIEQTMHEQIAPDLQDAETVLKNGFIDQIIARQDQKKVLHQLLKLHERGAHY
- a CDS encoding ACP S-malonyltransferase, whose product is MMVKIGLLMSGQGSEAVGMGNDLYQDYPIYHDTIDQASQLTQLDLQKIMNDADLLGQTRYAQPAIVAMSVGISRMLTDTGILTAGALGLSLGEYSALIASGMLDLTTGLPLVAKRGALMQATVEAHPGAMIAILKPDINQIQAACETIQKTGETVTIANYNSPKQIVVGGTQSGIQALTTLFETLEVAPKVIPLPVKGAFHTALFEETAHQFEQALAQVTFKEGVYPVISNTTEQPFEVTSLQATLTAQMYQPTHFATGLTQLAKQEVTTVIEVGPGNALSKFARQTVPQLDRFNISSSAQFETVVAALKEGAH
- the fabG gene encoding 3-oxoacyl-[acyl-carrier-protein] reductase, encoding MTSNEKVAVITGGSRGIGRAIALKFAAAGYQLVLNARSALDAELVQAIEDLGVTYLFVQGDITAADTADRLVKETFECYGRLDVLVNNAGITRDKLVMAMSVEDFQAVVDVNLVGTFRVTQVAFKKMLRQRSGCIINLSSVIGQHGNMGQANYAASKAGVIGFTQSVAKEGALRNVRCNAIAPGMIETEMTAVLKPSVKEAIMTQIPLQRFGQPDEVASAALFLAENDYLTGQVLTVDGGMTI
- the fabZ gene encoding 3-hydroxyacyl-ACP dehydratase FabZ, whose protein sequence is MTLLNTTEIMALIPNRYPIIYIDTVESLVPGEEVVAIKNVTINEQFMLGYRPDSPQMPNTLMIEALAQTASILILKSPEFFGKTAYLGAAKNVLFHQTVRPGDQIVFTVKLTKKKENMGVVQTNATVNGQMVCEAELTFVVAPRDDLLGKK
- a CDS encoding GNAT family N-acetyltransferase, which codes for MQLETQRLILRPFELTDDQAIYEYAKDPAIGPIAGWPVHTSVANSRELIQNYLMAEGIYSVNLKTTPQHAIGSVGLELVKNGGGQPFMGENDAEIGYWIGVPYWGQGLIPEASKAILAYGFETLKLDNIWCGYYDGNQQSKRAQEKLGFQPELTIDEMYNPLLDDTRQEHFTKMTKKQWLALNN
- the fabZ gene encoding 3-hydroxyacyl-ACP dehydratase FabZ, whose protein sequence is MLDSQEIQAILPHRYPMLLIDRVLSFEPGEFAIARKNVSINEAVFQGHFPGNPVLPGVFILEAMAQTGAVALLTLDQFKGRTAFFGGVKSAKFRRVVRPGDTLEIKVTLEKLKDRIGVGKAIATVDGEKACTAELTFIIE
- a CDS encoding acyl carrier protein; the encoded protein is MTQADILKKVQAVIAEQLDVEESQVTPTTNIREDLDADSLDIFEVMNQLEDDMELKLDPDESIVTVQNVVDYIEKTMNK
- the fabF gene encoding beta-ketoacyl-ACP synthase II is translated as MTRVVITGMGVVAPLGNDVETFTRRILAGELGIGPITKFDATTTGVSLAAEVLDFDPALRIGKKKAKRMDLFSQYALDSALAALEQAGINDENTVPADMGVIYGSGIGGLTTIQEQVTRMVEKGADHISPLFVPKSIGNMAAANIAIEIGAQNICTTIVTACSSGANAIGEAYRQIKENRATVMVTGGSEASINEIGIGGFAALSTLSTATDPARASLPFDADRKGFVMGEGGATLILESLEHAQARHATILGEVTGYGTNCDAYHMTSPNPNGEVAARAMQMAIDEAGITAADVDYVNAHGTGTVANELAESAALARVFGDEGTVPVSSTKSMTGHLLGAAGALEAIVTIGALQAGTLPPNVGLQNTDPDCHVNLIKTPLAAPDAQYGMSNSFGFGGHNAVLLLKKWSD
- the accC gene encoding acetyl-CoA carboxylase biotin carboxylase subunit, whose product is MFKKVLVANRGEIALHIIRTLKEMGIPSVSVYSKADKSSLHVQLADEAVCIGGNRPQESYLNMQNVLSAAIGTGCDAIHPGYGFLSENSQFAEMCEACGVTFIGPSSQVIAQMGDKSQAKTSMKAAAVPLIPGSDGPLKSLADAKIVAAKVGYPVMIKAVAGGGGKGIRLVDDESQLADSYAQAQLEAASAFGNDQLYLEKIMLDVKHIEVQIFRDRFGNAVYFPERDCSMQRFKQKVIEETPSALLTPVERAELGAIALKAAEQINYENTGTVEFLMDQDHQFYFLEMNTRIQVEHPVTEMVTGVDLVREQILVAAGAPLSFDQAAVETRGFALECRLNAEDPDNNFAPSAGTVNYLYLPTGNLGVRIDTHLFSGYAISPFYDAMIGKLITWGATREIAIAKMHRVLNELIVSGIKTNAQFQQTLLEDPVFLSSQATTDYLTSLATD
- a CDS encoding beta-ketoacyl-ACP synthase III; the protein is MAFKIIETASALPANIVTNDDLTAIMETSNEWIESRTGILERRISETENTSDLCLRVAQTLLDKSGIAVSQINAIIVATMTPDYYTPSTAAIVQGRLGADQAFAFDISAACSGFTYALSAARGYVQTPDDYVLVIGGEVISKMLDWSDRSTAVLFGDGAAGVLLQGTTADQESWVSEKLITIGTESDQLVSGYAPVKRPNFGQVGQTQVGIDFFKMTGKAIYQFSTRRVPKAIEAAVLEAGLTLDQIDHFLVHQANSRLITKMASMLDQPLTKFPMNLQHYGNTSAASIPLLLAEQVETNHVKRGDVCVLCGFGGGLTIGIQIIRY